Proteins from one Deltaproteobacteria bacterium genomic window:
- a CDS encoding tripartite tricarboxylate transporter TctB family protein, with the protein MTSHIRNIKDFCTGIIYIAFGSAVIFIGRDYGMGTGTRMGPAYFPTVLSLLLIVIGIISMIRSFIQPGTPISTITFKGLFLVIASVLLFGLIVRGAGLIIALPVLVIVSSYASIQFRWKPTLAVAMALTFGCILIFLKGLGVPLPILGSWFGG; encoded by the coding sequence GTGACATCACACATACGCAATATCAAGGATTTCTGTACCGGTATCATTTACATTGCCTTTGGATCGGCCGTAATTTTCATCGGCCGTGATTATGGAATGGGCACCGGCACGAGGATGGGACCGGCCTACTTTCCGACGGTTCTCAGCCTGCTTTTGATCGTAATCGGGATTATTTCCATGATCCGATCGTTTATCCAGCCCGGCACTCCGATCAGCACCATAACATTCAAGGGACTTTTCCTCGTTATTGCTTCAGTATTGCTGTTTGGACTGATCGTTCGGGGCGCCGGGCTCATCATAGCGCTGCCCGTTTTGGTAATCGTCAGTTCTTATGCGAGCATTCAGTTCCGCTGGAAGCCGACACTGGCAGTGGCAATGGCGCTGACGTTCGGCTGCATTTTGATATTCCTGAAGGGCTTGGGAGTTCCGCTCCCAATATTGGGTTCGTGGTTTGGCGGATAA
- a CDS encoding putative addiction module antidote protein, translating to MAKTVTTKYEVSEHLRTPQEMAAYLEMCIEEANGDAAFITKALGDIARARGMSQVARDAGLSRESLYKALSGERSPGFDTILKVINALGLKLHTEAARTTE from the coding sequence ATGGCAAAAACTGTTACAACAAAATATGAGGTCTCCGAGCACCTTCGCACTCCTCAAGAAATGGCCGCTTACCTGGAAATGTGCATTGAAGAAGCGAATGGTGATGCAGCGTTTATTACAAAAGCATTGGGGGACATCGCAAGGGCAAGAGGTATGTCTCAGGTGGCACGAGATGCCGGTTTGTCTCGGGAAAGTCTGTATAAGGCTCTCTCCGGTGAAAGAAGTCCAGGCTTCGATACCATCCTTAAAGTAATAAATGCACTAGGTTTGAAGTTGCACACAGAAGCAGCCCGCACAACGGAATAA
- a CDS encoding tripartite tricarboxylate transporter substrate binding protein BugD, whose translation MINKVLSILICLVFLGVLPAYAAEPYPSKVVTIVVPFTAGGPTDTVARLLSRSMGAALKTQIIVENVDGAGGTIGAARVANAPPDGYTLFLHHIGHSTAPSLYRKLPYNPIRDFEPIGLINEVPMTLVARKDFPAKDLKELIAYVKANKEKINLANAGLGAVSHLCGMLFMTAIQTDLTTIPYKGTGPAMNDLLGGQVDIMCDQTTNTTSQIKGGKIKVYGVTTRKRVPSLPDVPTLGEAGLPNFEISAWHGLYAPKGTPKAIIDTLAKALQDSLKDATVKQRFAELGTEPVAANRATPEALRAHLKAEIDKWAPIIKKAGIYAD comes from the coding sequence ATGATTAACAAAGTTTTGAGTATACTTATTTGTCTTGTGTTTCTTGGCGTATTACCGGCGTACGCAGCAGAACCGTACCCGTCAAAAGTGGTTACCATCGTCGTGCCGTTCACTGCCGGCGGCCCGACGGACACAGTGGCCCGTCTGCTTAGCCGGTCCATGGGCGCAGCGCTCAAGACCCAGATCATTGTCGAGAATGTGGACGGCGCCGGAGGCACCATTGGGGCGGCGCGCGTGGCTAATGCTCCCCCGGACGGATATACGCTTTTTCTGCATCATATCGGCCATTCCACCGCCCCGTCCCTCTATCGGAAGCTGCCCTATAATCCCATTAGAGACTTCGAGCCCATTGGACTGATTAACGAGGTGCCGATGACGCTCGTCGCGAGGAAGGATTTTCCGGCCAAGGATCTCAAAGAGCTGATTGCCTATGTAAAGGCCAACAAGGAGAAGATCAATTTGGCCAATGCCGGACTGGGCGCTGTCTCGCACTTGTGCGGCATGCTTTTCATGACCGCTATCCAGACGGACTTGACCACCATTCCCTATAAAGGCACGGGTCCGGCCATGAATGATCTGCTCGGCGGCCAGGTGGACATCATGTGCGATCAGACCACCAACACCACCAGTCAGATAAAAGGTGGAAAAATCAAGGTTTATGGAGTGACGACCAGGAAGCGGGTACCGTCGCTGCCGGATGTGCCGACACTCGGTGAAGCCGGGTTGCCGAACTTTGAAATATCGGCGTGGCACGGTCTGTATGCGCCCAAGGGCACACCGAAGGCCATCATTGATACGCTGGCGAAGGCTCTGCAGGATTCGTTGAAGGATGCCACGGTAAAACAGCGCTTTGCCGAACTGGGCACCGAACCGGTGGCCGCAAATCGCGCTACTCCGGAAGCGCTCCGGGCGCATCTCAAGGCAGAAATTGACAAGTGGGCGCCGATCATCAAGAAAGCGGGCATCTACGCCGACTAA
- a CDS encoding type II toxin-antitoxin system RelE/ParE family toxin: MIEIRKTEHFAEWIDSLQDIRTRARIQARIERLAAGNPGDVKPVGEGVSEMRIDHGPGYRVYFIQRERSVIILLAGGDKSTQARDIKTALRLARNL; this comes from the coding sequence ATGATCGAAATTCGTAAAACCGAACATTTCGCTGAGTGGATCGACAGTCTGCAAGATATCCGTACACGTGCACGCATTCAGGCAAGAATTGAGAGACTGGCTGCAGGTAATCCTGGGGATGTTAAGCCTGTGGGTGAAGGAGTTTCGGAGATGCGTATTGATCATGGTCCCGGCTATCGGGTTTATTTCATACAGCGTGAGCGATCGGTGATAATCTTGCTGGCTGGTGGCGATAAAAGCACGCAAGCCAGAGATATAAAAACTGCACTTCGCTTGGCACGAAATTTATAG
- a CDS encoding tripartite tricarboxylate transporter permease: MELIANLSLGFQTAATGANLLYCLAGVFLGTLIGVLPGLGPTATIAMLLPVTFVLPPVSALIMLAGIYYGSQYGGSTTSILVNVPGEAASVVTTLDGYQMARQGRAGVALTAAAVGSFFAGTVATFLIALFAPPLAEVALKFGPADYFSLMVLGLMAAVVLAQGSLLHAVGMVIMGLLLGLVGTDVNSGVQRFTFGIIELADGIGFVVVAMGMFGLGEIIRNLENEAGRMGEVTKVTSLMPTKEDWKRMVWPILRGTTIGSALGILPGSGSILGAFAAYSIDKKVSKHRAEFGKGAIEGVAAPESANNAGAQTSFIPMLTLGIPSNPVMALMVGAMIIQGIQPGPSVITEQPALFWGIIVSMWIGNLFLLVLNLPMIGMWVKIITIPYHFLYPAILVFCGIGVFSLKNAQFDIYFMALFGFLGYIFTKLDCEPAPLLLAFILGPLMEEYLRRAMLLSRGDPMVFLQRPISLTLLSLAALAIIAACIPTLGKKREEVFREE, encoded by the coding sequence ATGGAACTCATTGCGAACCTCAGTTTAGGTTTTCAGACGGCCGCCACGGGCGCCAACTTGTTGTACTGCCTGGCAGGTGTTTTTCTCGGTACCCTGATCGGCGTTTTGCCCGGACTCGGACCGACGGCCACCATTGCCATGCTGCTCCCCGTTACCTTTGTCCTGCCGCCCGTCTCCGCCTTGATTATGCTGGCTGGCATCTACTACGGCTCCCAGTACGGTGGTTCCACTACCTCTATTCTGGTGAATGTCCCGGGCGAAGCGGCATCGGTGGTTACGACGCTCGACGGTTATCAGATGGCGCGTCAGGGACGGGCCGGTGTGGCCCTCACCGCGGCAGCCGTCGGTTCCTTTTTTGCCGGTACTGTTGCTACCTTCCTCATCGCCCTGTTTGCGCCGCCCCTTGCCGAAGTCGCACTGAAATTCGGCCCGGCGGATTATTTTTCGCTCATGGTCCTCGGACTGATGGCCGCCGTAGTGCTGGCTCAAGGTTCCCTGCTGCATGCCGTGGGCATGGTTATCATGGGCCTTCTGCTCGGGCTGGTGGGTACGGATGTCAATTCCGGCGTCCAGCGATTTACCTTCGGCATTATCGAGCTGGCTGATGGTATCGGTTTTGTCGTGGTTGCCATGGGCATGTTCGGTCTCGGCGAAATTATTCGCAATCTGGAAAACGAAGCAGGCCGCATGGGCGAGGTGACGAAGGTCACTTCCCTGATGCCAACCAAGGAGGACTGGAAACGCATGGTCTGGCCGATCCTGCGCGGAACTACGATCGGTTCGGCCCTGGGTATTCTGCCGGGCAGCGGCTCCATTCTCGGCGCCTTTGCCGCCTATTCTATTGACAAGAAGGTCTCGAAGCATCGAGCCGAATTCGGCAAGGGTGCCATCGAAGGCGTTGCCGCCCCGGAGTCGGCTAACAATGCCGGCGCCCAGACCTCCTTCATTCCTATGCTCACGCTCGGTATCCCGTCTAACCCCGTTATGGCGCTTATGGTAGGCGCCATGATCATTCAGGGCATCCAGCCCGGTCCATCAGTAATTACCGAGCAGCCGGCGCTGTTCTGGGGGATTATCGTCTCCATGTGGATCGGCAATCTTTTTCTGCTTGTCCTCAATCTGCCCATGATCGGCATGTGGGTGAAGATTATTACGATACCTTACCATTTCCTTTACCCGGCGATCCTCGTGTTTTGCGGGATCGGCGTGTTCAGCTTGAAGAATGCCCAGTTTGATATCTATTTCATGGCGCTTTTCGGCTTCCTGGGATATATATTTACCAAATTGGACTGCGAACCTGCCCCGCTGCTCCTGGCCTTCATCCTCGGCCCGCTGATGGAGGAGTATCTGCGCCGGGCCATGCTGCTCTCGCGCGGCGACCCGATGGTTTTTTTACAACGCCCCATCAGCTTGACCCTGCTTAGTCTTGCCGCTCTGGCGATAATTGCCGCCTGCATCCCCACCCTGGGGAAAAAACGCGAAGAGGTCTTTCGCGAAGAATGA